The nucleotide sequence GCGTGATGCCACGGCTGAAAGCGCTTGACATCGCGCAAGGGCAACGGCCTCGGTCCCACCAAGCTCATCTCTCCCCGCAGAACGTTCCACAACTGCGGCAATTCATCTAGGCTGGTGCGGCGCAACCAACTGCCCGCCCGGGTAATGCGCGGATCGCGCTTTATTTTGAATAAAATCCCGTCTGGACTGGCATTGCGGGCTTCCAACTGCTGCTGGCGTTGCTCGGCGTCGATCGCCATCGTGCGGAATTTGACAATCTTAAAGGGCCGATCGCTCAGTCCCACCCGCTGCTGTCGAAACAGGATGGGGCCTGGGGAATCGAGCCGAATCCAGACGGCGATCGCGATCAATAGGGGGGCCAGCAAAAAACACAAAACAGTTGCCGCACAGACATCAAATACCCGCTTGACCCAAAAATCCAGCCCCGACAAAATCGGTGGGATGAATTCTACGGTTTGCACGCCACCAAAACTGCGATTGCGGGCACTGGGATGCTTGGGGCGCAAGCCCTGCGGTACAATCCTGACCACTTTACCCAAGCCGCGTAACTGCCACAGTTCGGCGGGCGTCATCCGCTGATAGCAAGACTCGCTCACATGCAGCTCGCGAGCTCCGCTGACCTGCAATTGTTGCCACAGTTCTGCCACCGTTGCCACCGCCAAAATTTTGCCCAGATGGCTGTCTTGCCCTCCTGTCTCGACGGGCAATCGGTCTGATTTGCGGCTGCGCCGGGGGGCGATTTGAGCTTTTACCACTCGATAGCCCGATTTCAACTGCCATCCTTGGCGAATCTCCCGCACTTCATCAGCATGGGCCAGCAACAGTACCGGAACCGTTGCCTTATCCCGTCGCCACAAGCTCTCCACCAATCGATGGGCAATCCAGCGATTGCAGAGGGTGAATCCCGTCGAACCTACCCAGGCGATCGCAAACAGCGATCGCGGCAGCCCGTCCGCACTGCGGTACATAAAAGCAACCAAGAGGACGGTCAAGAACACCAACGCCGTCGTTCGCAGTTGCTTGCCTACATCGCGCCAACCATCTCCATAGCGGTACAGTCCGGCCGCCGTACTCAGCACGATCTGCAACACCAGGGCAATCCAATACAGTCCCACATCTGGCCCCAGCGCCCAAATCCGTACAAACGCAGCCGGATCGCGGAAGGCA is from Synechococcus sp. PCC 7336 and encodes:
- a CDS encoding sugar transferase, with the protein product MHESLPSPALNRADLRVPYLRTISLQNGSMLGLLLADVAGLAIAWKGAEWFAFRDPAAFVRIWALGPDVGLYWIALVLQIVLSTAAGLYRYGDGWRDVGKQLRTTALVFLTVLLVAFMYRSADGLPRSLFAIAWVGSTGFTLCNRWIAHRLVESLWRRDKATVPVLLLAHADEVREIRQGWQLKSGYRVVKAQIAPRRSRKSDRLPVETGGQDSHLGKILAVATVAELWQQLQVSGARELHVSESCYQRMTPAELWQLRGLGKVVRIVPQGLRPKHPSARNRSFGGVQTVEFIPPILSGLDFWVKRVFDVCAATVLCFLLAPLLIAIAVWIRLDSPGPILFRQQRVGLSDRPFKIVKFRTMAIDAEQRQQQLEARNASPDGILFKIKRDPRITRAGSWLRRTSLDELPQLWNVLRGEMSLVGPRPLPLRDVKRFQPWHHARHQVLPGITGLWQVRGRGQALDFDDAMALDLEYIQQWSLGLDIRLLWLTVWVVLSGKGAY